DNA from Cystobacter fuscus DSM 2262:
TCCCGGTTGGATGAAGTGATGGACGCGCACCTGCTGGTGGTGGCGTGGCGCCTCGCGCACGCGCTGGGCGTGCTGGGCTGAGCGCGCGGCTCTAAGAGGCGGGAGCGGCGGAGCGCTGCTCGGGGGGCGCCAGGGGCAGCCGCACCGTGGCCACCGCGCCGCCTCCCTCGCGTGAGCGCAGCGAGATGTGGCCGCCATGCCGGCGGACGATCTCCCGCGACACGTACAGCCCCACGCCGATGCCCGAGATGCCCGTCAGCTCGCGCCGGTCTCCGCGCTCGAAGCGGCCGAAGAGCTGCTCCTCGTCCTCCACCCGCAGGCCGATGCCCCGATCGCTCACGCGCAGCTCCGCCTCGCGGCCCGCCACCTCCTGGAGCTCCACCTCGATGACGCCGCCCGTGGGGTTGTACTTGATGGCGTTGGACACGAGGTTGTGCACCACCTGCTCCAGGCGCAGCTCGTCGAAGTCGCCCAGGAGCGGCCGAGCGGTGAAGGCGAGCGTGTGCAGGGGCGAGGCGGCCACGAGCTCCTCGGCCACCCGCCGCACCACCTCGCTCAGGTCCAGGCGCGTGCGCTGCAGGGGCAGCTGCTCCAGGCCGAGCTGCGAGGCATCCAGCAGCTGGTTCACCAGGCGCGTCACCCGGTCCACCTGACGGCTCACGTTGTCCAGGCGCTCGCCGTGCTCGCCGCCCAGCTTGCGCCGCAACAACTGCACGTGCGCCTTGAGCGCCGTGAGTGGCGTCTTCAGCTCGTGCGAGGCGATGGACAGGAAGGCGTCCTTCTCCCGGCTGGTGCGCTCGATGGCCTCCATCTGCCGCGACAGCTGCCCGGTCATGCGATCGAACGTCTCCGCGAGCTGGCTGAGCTCGTGGGGGGCGTCCTGGGCGGCCTCGGAGGCACGCGCCATGCGCTCTCCGGCCGCCTGCCGGGCCGCCGCGTCGCTCACGGCCTGCACGGGCGCGACGATGGTGCGCGAGAAGGCGAGCGCCAGCAGCACCGCGGCTCCGGTGGCCATCGCCATGGTGACCAGCAGGCTGAAGTAGGCCCGTTCCACCTCGCGCTGCAGCCGGGTGCCGGGCTGCTCCACCACCACGCGCCAGCCCAGGGACGGCACCGTCACCATGCCGAAGTGGTGCAGTTGACCCATGCGCACCATCGGCATCCCTTCCTCCCCGGACGAATAGGTGCCCGTGCCGCCGCTGAGCACGTCCCGCAGCGCCTGCTCCAGGGGGGTGCCGGTGATGCTGCGCAGGGGCTCGTGCCCCGTGAGGGCCGAGTCGAAGACCACGCCGCCGCGCACGTCGGTGACGCGGATGCGCCGGTCGCTGTCCTGCACCTGCGCGTGCGCGTGCTGGCGCAACCTCGGCAGGTCCATCGCCGCCACCACGTAGCCCGCGTAGCGCTCGTCCTGGCGGATGGGGGCCACCGCCGCCACGAGCGGCCCGGGGCTGTGACTGCGTCCGCTCAGCACGTCGCTCACGATGGGCCCGCGCGCCTGCTGCACGAGCCGCACATAGCCCCGGTCGGAGAAGTCCGAGCCGGCCATCGCACGGCCCGAGAGATCGTTGCGCGGAGAGAAGGCGAGCGCCAGGCCCTCGGGATTGCCCACGTAGGCATGGTGCACCTCGGGCGAATAGGTGACGAGCGCGTCCAGCTCGCCCTCGATGTAGTGCTGGCCGGGCAGCTGGCCCCCGGCGGTGAGCCCCTGGGACAGCGTGCGCGCGAGCTGACCCACCCCGTGCCGTACGTGCTCGATGCTGCTCTCGACCTCGTTGGCCACCACCCGGGCGGCGTGCAGGTTTTCTTCCTCCACCTGGCGCAATTGCGAGTCGTAGCGCTCGCGGCCCTCGGCCCCGCCCAGCACCAGCAGGGGCACCACCGCCCCCAGCGTGAGCGCCGAGCTGAAGGTCCGGCCGATGGAGACCTCCGCCAGCGGCGGCGGCAAGAGCGGCCGGAGGCTGCGGCGCACGCGGGGGATGAGCAGCAGCACCTGGAGCACCAGCGCCGCCAGCAGCCCGTTCACCGCCTGCTTCACCCCCGCCACCAGCACGCCCTCGGCCGGGATGCCCTCCACCAGGTAGTAGGTGAGGAAGAAGTACAGCGGGCTCATCAGCCAGTAGAGGGCATCGGCCACCAGGGGCGTGAGGCGCCGGCGCA
Protein-coding regions in this window:
- a CDS encoding sensor histidine kinase, with the translated sequence MKVLGRIGYGLALGLIGCGLNLAALEVLPGVHLLLGPLLVLITAVLFGPVSGGVAGAVAGLATLRLWHHPWGALNLALEGLFVGALRRRLTPLVADALYWLMSPLYFFLTYYLVEGIPAEGVLVAGVKQAVNGLLAALVLQVLLLIPRVRRSLRPLLPPPLAEVSIGRTFSSALTLGAVVPLLVLGGAEGRERYDSQLRQVEEENLHAARVVANEVESSIEHVRHGVGQLARTLSQGLTAGGQLPGQHYIEGELDALVTYSPEVHHAYVGNPEGLALAFSPRNDLSGRAMAGSDFSDRGYVRLVQQARGPIVSDVLSGRSHSPGPLVAAVAPIRQDERYAGYVVAAMDLPRLRQHAHAQVQDSDRRIRVTDVRGGVVFDSALTGHEPLRSITGTPLEQALRDVLSGGTGTYSSGEEGMPMVRMGQLHHFGMVTVPSLGWRVVVEQPGTRLQREVERAYFSLLVTMAMATGAAVLLALAFSRTIVAPVQAVSDAAARQAAGERMARASEAAQDAPHELSQLAETFDRMTGQLSRQMEAIERTSREKDAFLSIASHELKTPLTALKAHVQLLRRKLGGEHGERLDNVSRQVDRVTRLVNQLLDASQLGLEQLPLQRTRLDLSEVVRRVAEELVAASPLHTLAFTARPLLGDFDELRLEQVVHNLVSNAIKYNPTGGVIEVELQEVAGREAELRVSDRGIGLRVEDEEQLFGRFERGDRRELTGISGIGVGLYVSREIVRRHGGHISLRSREGGGAVATVRLPLAPPEQRSAAPAS